The genomic stretch ATGATAACTAAGTACATTGTTTTACACGAAAAAGATAAAGTGTTAATGGTGCTTAGACCGTATCAGTATTATGCAGTAGAATCAATTATAGCCAGAGTTAAAAACTCCGATAAAAACGGTTATATATGGCATACTACAGGTTCAGGTAAAACATTAACATCCTTTAAAGCAAGTCAAATACTAACAAACAACCCTAAAATTAAAAAAGTGGTGTTTGTGGTAGATAGGCAAGATTTAGACGACCAAACGGTAAAAGAATTTAGAGCTTTTGATAAAGAAAGTATAGATGGTACAGAAGATACTAAAACCTTAGTAAAACACTTCTTAGACCCAACAAGACCTTTAATTGTAACGACTATTCAAAAATTAAATGTTGCCATAAAAAAAACAGCATTTAAAAATCAAATTGAAAAAATTAAAGACGATAAAACCATTTTTATCTTTGATGAATGTCACCGTTCGCAATTTGGTAAAACACACCAAGAAATCACAAAATTCTTTACAAATCATCAGTTATTCGGATTTACCGGTACACCAATTTTTGAAGAAAATGCATTAAGTGTAAAGAGTATAAAGCAAACAACAGCAAACCTATTTCACGACTGCCTACATAAGTACGTTATTACTGATGCTATTAGAGATGAAAATGTATTAAAATTTTCAATAGAATACTACAATGTATTTAAAAAGAAAATTCAAGATGAAGAAGATACTAAAGTAGAAGCTATAGATACGCAAGAGGTTTATGAAAGTGACGCATATTTAGAAACCATTACCAATTACATACTTAAAAATCACGCTAACAAAACCAATAATAGGCAGTTTACTGCAATGTTTTGTGTAAGTAGTGTAGATATATTAATTAAATATTACGAACTGTTTAAAGCTAAAAAAGAAGCAGGAGAACACAATTATAAAATAGCAACAATATTTTCGTATGCTGCAAATCCAGAAGTAGAAACGATAGATGGTAATATTTCAGAAGAAGATGTAACAGATGATGCACCAGTAAACCAATCGGTAAGAGATAAATTAGACGAGTTTATTGTAGATTATAATACTATGTTTAACGAAGCACATTCGGCTAATGATGCTAAAGCCTTCTTAAACTATAAAACCAATATATCTAAAAGAGTACGTGATAAAGAAATAGATATTTTATTAGTAGTAAATATGTTTTTAACAGGGTTCGATAGTAAAACATTAAATACCCTGTATGTAGATAAAAACCTTAAATATCACGGTTTAATACAAGCCTATTCACGTACCAATAGAATATTAAACGATAATAAGTCACAAGGTAATATTGTAACCTTCCGTAACTTAAAAAAGAATACAGACGATGCAGTACGTTTGTTTTCTAATCTTTCAGCAAAAGAAACCATCACTATAGCACCATATAAAGAGCAGCTAACGTTTTTT from Polaribacter marinaquae encodes the following:
- a CDS encoding type I restriction endonuclease subunit R encodes the protein MTTQPEQVLENNLITQLISLGHKAVTIKTEDDLVSNLKLQLEKHNKTTFTDSEFRRILTDLSKGNIFDKAKFLREPKYVLQKDNGDKAYIEFINQDFWCQNQFQVTNQITINGKRENRYDVTILINGLPLVQIELKKRGIELKEAHRQVCRYQQESFASNNALFNYVQLFVISNGENTKYYANTYKQGKMPSYKFTSYWSDKTNKRITQLDSFASLFLEPCHIAKMITKYIVLHEKDKVLMVLRPYQYYAVESIIARVKNSDKNGYIWHTTGSGKTLTSFKASQILTNNPKIKKVVFVVDRQDLDDQTVKEFRAFDKESIDGTEDTKTLVKHFLDPTRPLIVTTIQKLNVAIKKTAFKNQIEKIKDDKTIFIFDECHRSQFGKTHQEITKFFTNHQLFGFTGTPIFEENALSVKSIKQTTANLFHDCLHKYVITDAIRDENVLKFSIEYYNVFKKKIQDEEDTKVEAIDTQEVYESDAYLETITNYILKNHANKTNNRQFTAMFCVSSVDILIKYYELFKAKKEAGEHNYKIATIFSYAANPEVETIDGNISEEDVTDDAPVNQSVRDKLDEFIVDYNTMFNEAHSANDAKAFLNYKTNISKRVRDKEIDILLVVNMFLTGFDSKTLNTLYVDKNLKYHGLIQAYSRTNRILNDNKSQGNIVTFRNLKKNTDDAVRLFSNLSAKETITIAPYKEQLTFFEEAYARLMALTPTPNSVNELVTEEDELEFAKAFRAIMRLKNILDSFTEFTFDDVPMTAQEFQDFSSKYLELNDKIRFNTQKQKVSILNEIDFEIELLHKDEINVTYIMKLLAQLKDAKPKDQEKQKKQILDLLAGDVTLRSKRELIEQFIENNLPKISNSETIESEFKDYWKVETKKALNNLSKAEALKPDKVENIINDFLFTGRMATEDEVIEALEKQPSVLQRETISNRITEKIKDFVKTFINGVDS